CGTCGTGCAGCTCGCGCGCGACCCGCGTCTTCTCCTCGGCGATCACCCGCTTGGCGTGCTCGTCGGCGCTGAGCCTGCGCTCCTGCACCAGCTGCGAGGAGATCCGCCGCCACTGCCGGACGAACATCGCGAGCGCGAAGGTGCCCGCGGTGACGGAGCCGAAGATGAAGAGGTTGCCGATCACCGCACCCGTCGACACGTTGTGCGGCACGAGTGCGGCGGCGGCGAAAGCAGCCACCACACCACCGCCCCAGCACCACAGCCCGACCGGCCAGGCAGGCTGCGCGCCGAGCACACCGACCAGCAACCCGTGCCCGATCAGCGTCGTCACCGCAACCGGCCACACGGCCGCATCGCCGACCGCGATCGCCAGCACGAACACGGCGGTGCAGGAGATTCCGGCAGCCAACCGCGGGCGGAAGAGCGCGAGAACGATCGCCGCGGGCTGCACGGCACCGAGCACGAAGGCCAGCGGAACCGGCATCCCGAAGACCACGGCGTCGAGCGGAATGGCCACCGCGGCCAACGCCAGCGCACCAGCACCGAGCGCCCCTGCAGCCCAGACGACGGGCTTGACCTGGAGCTTCGACTGCTCACCCGGATCACGCCGGCGCACGGATCTGGCCATCGGCAAGGCTCAACTCCACAGGTCGCAGAAGTCCTCGCCGAGACTACCCGTCACCGCGGACCCGCCCTCCACCGAAGCCCTTCAGCCGAGCGCGGCGCGGACGGCGGCCACCGCGCGGTCGACGTCCTGGTCGTCGGTCCGCCAGTTCACCACGGAGATCCGCATGGCGCGCACGCCGTTCCAGGTGGTGCCGCCGAACCAGGCCGCACCACCTCGTTGCACCAGACCGATGACCCGGTCGGTGCGGGCATCGTGATCTCCGTCGGCCGCGGTGAAGCGCACCAGGCCCTGGTTGATCACCGGCCGGGCGAGCACTTCGACGCCCGGCAGAGAGCCGATCCCGGCCACGAGCCGGTGCGCGTGGCCGACGCAGCGGTCGATCATCGCCGCGATGCCCCGCCGCCCCAGGGACCGGATCGCGGCGTAGACGGGCACCGCCCGCGCACGCCGGGACCACTCCGGGTTCCAGTCCAGCTGGTCGCGAGCCGGTGCCGTCCCGTCCTCCGCGGCGGTGTCGGCGGCGTGCACCAGGTAGCTCGCGCGCGTCGACATCGCAGCGCGGTGCGCCGACGGGTGCCGGACGAAGACCAGGCCCGAATCGAACGGCACGTTGAGCCACTTGTGCGCGTCGGTGGTCCACGAATCCGCACCGCCTGCCCCGGACAACAGGTGCCGGTGCCGGTCGCTGACCGCGGCCCACAACCCGAACGCGCCGTCGACGTGCACCCACGCGCCCCTGGCAGCGGCCAGTGCACAAGCCTCCTCGAACGGGTCGAACGACCCGGTGTTGATCTCCCCGGCCTGCAGGCACACCACCACCGGCCCGTCCGCCTCCGCGAGTTCCCGCTCCAGCGCGACGAGATCGATCCGGCCCTCGGCGTCGGCTCCCACCGCGTGCAGCTGATCGGTTCCCAGACCGAGCAGCCGCACAGCCCGGTCGATCGAGGCGTGCTGCTGCCCCGAGGTCAGCACCCGCAAGGCCGGGGCTCCGGCCAGGCCCCGCCGTTCCACGTCCCACCCGCGATCGGCCAGCAACTTGTGGCGCGCGGCGGCCAACGCGGTCACGTGCGCCGACTGCGCACCCGTGGTGAACGCGTACGAAGCGGAACTCGGCAGCCCGAGCAGTTCCTTCAGCCACTCCCCGGTCACTTCTTCGACCACCGCCACGGCAGGCCCGCAAGCGTGCATCGCGGCGTTCTGGTCCCACGTCGCGGTGAGCCAGTCCGCCGCGATCGCCGCTGGCACACCACCACCGATCACCCAGCCGAAGAACCGCCCGCCAGCGCTGGCCAACAACCCGTCGGCCGTGTCGCGAACCAGCTCGTCGACGACCCGAACGTCGTCCATGCCCTCCTCGGGCAAGGAACGTCCCAGCGCCTCCCGCAACGCAGCCGTGCTCCCGCCCGGAGCCACCGGCCGCGAGCCGAGCCCCGCCAGGAATTCGGCGGCATGCGCCGCAGTCCGCTCCAGAAGTTCCCGCGAATCAACGTGCATGCCGCCAGTGTCAGCGCCCCGAAGCCCACCCGCTGGCAGATTTCGGACGCGGTCACGTCCAGCCCAGCGCACGATCGGCATTGTCGAGGAGGTCCTTGTAGGTCATGACCTCGATTCGGCTCAAGTGCGCGTTGAACAAGCGAAGGGCCTCGTTGACGTCCTCTTCCGCGGCATCCGTGTCGCCCGCCGGGTACCCGATGAGGACCAGCCCGCTCGCGCGCCTGGTCTCGATGCCGAACTCCTCGTAGATGCGCTGACGGTGCTCATCGAGCCCCACCAGGTAGTTGACCACCTGCGACACCGCATCGTGAACCTCGGCGGTGGGCACCCAGGCATTCCGGTGCCGCTTGACGATCGACGCTCCCCTCGACCGCTTGAGCTCTACGACGTGCAGACTCCCGTCCGCACGGATCAGCGGGATGTCGATCTCGTCACCGGACACCAGACGGCGACGAGCGTCAGCCCCCACGAAACGACCGCCGAAGATCCACGGTTGTTCTTCGAGCTTCGTCTGCATCGCGTGTTCCGTGGCGTCCGGGTCCTCGGCGATCCTTCGGATCTCCGCGAGGCTCTCGGCCTGGCGTTTCAGCTCGGCGGCTCTGAGCAGAGCCAGGCCATCTTCATCGTCGGCGAGAACGGCGAGCGCATCCGCCGAACTGACGATCCGGCGCGAGTCCCCAGTCGGGTCTTCGACCTCGATCCGGTACCGGAGCACGCGTTCCAGCCAGAGAGCCATCTCCGCACGTCCCCGGACGATCCGGTAGCGGCCGGGACGTTCCGCTGGGGCGTCGACGAACCTCCCGTCGTTGCTGAGATCGATGAGCTGCTGCAGCACCTCGTCGACTGTCGCGGTTCGCCGATTCTCCAGGATCTTCCGGTAATGCCACTCCAAGAAGTGGTACGCCGCCGCGAACGTGTGCGCGACGTAGTCGCGGTTCAGCTCATTCCGCGGCCCGTCCTGGTGGATGCGGTAGTACTCCTCGAAGTCAGGCCTGAGCAGCGATCCGTCCAGGTAGTCGAGAGAATCCTGAACCTGCCGCACGACGTGCCACTCGGATTCCTCCGAAGCGCGAAGCCGAGCGATCTCCAGGAGTCGGACCAGCTCGCGACCGCCTCTCCGCTTCTGACTGCGACCGCTGTGCAGGTAGCGGATCGCGTCCGCGATCGCAGCCTTGACATCCGGATCGACTGCACGCTCCTCGACCTGCTCCAACTGCAGTTCCAACGACCAGTCGGCAGGTCTGGTCATCGAATGCTCCTTCGCGGCGGGGGATCTCCCGCCAGGATGCCCTCGGAAGCACTCGGCATCAGCCGGAATCCGCGATTCCGCACGAGCACCTGGAAGGCGGGGCCCGAGGTGGCCCGGGCCCCGCCCGCGCATCACCCGGCTGTGGTGGCTGCTGCTGGTTCTCGCTGCAGGTGGTGGGTGAGCAGGCCTCCGATGACTGCCAGCTGTTCGGTCTGGGTGATGGTGTTGTGGGTGCACTCCAGGTCGTGGGAGATCACCGTGCCCGTGATCCTCGAGCGCCACTCGTCGCCGTCGGACACGTGGTCGGCTCGGGTCGCCCGGAAGTACAGCAGGTCGCCGTCGAAGCAGGATTCCGCGTAGGTCGGGGCCAGCCGGGCGGTGTTGAGCAGGACGGTGGTGAGCGCGGCGAGCTGCTCCTCCCCCAGCGCCGGGTGGTGGTCGGCGTCCGGCGGCAGGCCCGCTGCCTCGAACAGCAAGGCCCGGACGCCTTCGCGCGCGGGTTCGGCGCGGTGGGCCTGCGGGTCGATCGGGCGGGCGTCGAGCAGGGCGAGCAGGGGCACGAGCTCGCCGTCGGCCTGCAGGTGAGCGGCGATGGCGTGCGCCAGCGCGCCGCCGAGCGACCAGCCCAGCAGGTGGTAGGGCCCGGTCGGCTGCACCGAGCGGATCTGCCGCACGTAGCCCTCGATCAGCTCGCGGAACGTCGACGGCAACCCGTCGTCCCGGGTCAGCCCGATCAGCTGCAGGCCGTACACCGGCAGGTCGTCCGGCAGGTGGCGCGGCAGACCGGCGTAGCACCAGCTCAGACCGCCCGCCGGGTGCACGCAGAACAGCGGCGGCCGGCTGCCGCTCGGACGGAGCGGCAGGACCGCTTCGAACGCGTTCGAGGAGGACTCCTGCTCCAGCAGGCAGGCCAGCTCGGCCACCGTCGGGGCCTCGTACACCGCGCCGAGGGGGACTTCGGTCCGGAGCTCGGTGCGGAGGCGGGTGACGAGTTCGGCCGCCATCAGCGATTGCCCGCCCAGTTCGAAGAAGTCGTCGTCGATGGTGACCGCGCCGACGCCCAGCACATCGGCGAGCAGCGCGCACAGCTGCTCCTCGCGGGGCGTGCGGGGCTGGCGACCGGCGCGGGCTTCGGGCGCGGGCAGGGCGTTGTG
This portion of the Saccharopolyspora antimicrobica genome encodes:
- a CDS encoding sensor histidine kinase, whose product is MARSVRRRDPGEQSKLQVKPVVWAAGALGAGALALAAVAIPLDAVVFGMPVPLAFVLGAVQPAAIVLALFRPRLAAGISCTAVFVLAIAVGDAAVWPVAVTTLIGHGLLVGVLGAQPAWPVGLWCWGGGVVAAFAAAALVPHNVSTGAVIGNLFIFGSVTAGTFALAMFVRQWRRISSQLVQERRLSADEHAKRVIAEEKTRVARELHDVIAHSMSLINVQATTAQYRHPGLDPAIGAEFDQMAAASRQALGEMRSVLGVLRSTQTDNELVPQPGLDRIPELIDSSRRAGVDITAHGTELLEERPGSEIAGIAAFRIVQEALSNVTRHAPGARTEVRFERSGDELTITVRNGAPERTANPVQGGGHGLVGMQERAAIVRGELRFGHLDDGGYEVRAVLPLHSNDSQEQDTP
- a CDS encoding pyridoxal phosphate-dependent decarboxylase family protein; translation: MHVDSRELLERTAAHAAEFLAGLGSRPVAPGGSTAALREALGRSLPEEGMDDVRVVDELVRDTADGLLASAGGRFFGWVIGGGVPAAIAADWLTATWDQNAAMHACGPAVAVVEEVTGEWLKELLGLPSSASYAFTTGAQSAHVTALAAARHKLLADRGWDVERRGLAGAPALRVLTSGQQHASIDRAVRLLGLGTDQLHAVGADAEGRIDLVALERELAEADGPVVVCLQAGEINTGSFDPFEEACALAAARGAWVHVDGAFGLWAAVSDRHRHLLSGAGGADSWTTDAHKWLNVPFDSGLVFVRHPSAHRAAMSTRASYLVHAADTAAEDGTAPARDQLDWNPEWSRRARAVPVYAAIRSLGRRGIAAMIDRCVGHAHRLVAGIGSLPGVEVLARPVINQGLVRFTAADGDHDARTDRVIGLVQRGGAAWFGGTTWNGVRAMRISVVNWRTDDQDVDRAVAAVRAALG
- a CDS encoding Shedu immune nuclease family protein — translated: MEQVEERAVDPDVKAAIADAIRYLHSGRSQKRRGGRELVRLLEIARLRASEESEWHVVRQVQDSLDYLDGSLLRPDFEEYYRIHQDGPRNELNRDYVAHTFAAAYHFLEWHYRKILENRRTATVDEVLQQLIDLSNDGRFVDAPAERPGRYRIVRGRAEMALWLERVLRYRIEVEDPTGDSRRIVSSADALAVLADDEDGLALLRAAELKRQAESLAEIRRIAEDPDATEHAMQTKLEEQPWIFGGRFVGADARRRLVSGDEIDIPLIRADGSLHVVELKRSRGASIVKRHRNAWVPTAEVHDAVSQVVNYLVGLDEHRQRIYEEFGIETRRASGLVLIGYPAGDTDAAEEDVNEALRLFNAHLSRIEVMTYKDLLDNADRALGWT